In one window of Williamwhitmania sp. DNA:
- a CDS encoding Crp/Fnr family transcriptional regulator, whose protein sequence is MKKPWKELPNCPGCSVSEINIFKNLNTEEREYLNHEKNCNSYLKGDIIYHEGNRITGCYCVNSGILKIYKTGIEGKEQIIAFAQKGDIIGYRSILSNEPACTTAQVIDDALLCYLPTDVLLSLVKSNSSFSLDLMQLTCKELNQANMYIKDIAQKTVRERLAEVLLMLRNNFGEDQDSFLKIILTREDLANIVGTATESVIRLLSEFKSDSLIELSNKKIKLKNISALKKIANDI, encoded by the coding sequence ATGAAAAAGCCATGGAAAGAATTACCGAATTGCCCTGGGTGTAGTGTTTCTGAAATTAATATTTTCAAAAACCTCAACACAGAGGAGCGTGAGTATCTTAACCATGAAAAAAACTGTAATTCCTACCTAAAAGGTGATATAATATACCACGAGGGAAATAGAATCACCGGGTGCTACTGTGTAAATAGCGGAATACTAAAAATCTACAAAACAGGAATAGAGGGAAAGGAGCAAATCATTGCATTTGCACAGAAGGGTGACATAATAGGCTATCGTTCAATTCTAAGTAATGAACCTGCATGCACAACAGCGCAAGTAATAGACGATGCCCTGCTATGCTATCTGCCAACCGATGTTCTTCTAAGCTTAGTAAAGAGTAACTCATCGTTTTCACTTGATTTAATGCAACTTACATGCAAAGAATTAAATCAAGCAAACATGTATATCAAGGACATTGCGCAAAAAACGGTAAGGGAAAGATTAGCAGAAGTCTTGCTAATGCTCAGAAACAATTTTGGGGAGGACCAGGATTCATTCTTAAAAATAATACTAACCAGAGAAGATTTGGCCAATATTGTAGGTACAGCAACAGAATCTGTAATCAGGTTACTTTCAGAATTCAAGTCTGATAGCCTAATAGAGTTATCCAACAAAAAGATAAAACTGAAAAATATTAGCGCATTAAAGAAAATAGCTAATGATATCTAA